Genomic DNA from Cucumis melo cultivar AY chromosome 10, USDA_Cmelo_AY_1.0, whole genome shotgun sequence:
GGTGCATTGGTCAAACCACAAGGCATGACCATGAATTCATAGTGGCCTTCATGGGTTCGGAATGCCATTTTCTCAATATCATCCTTGCATAACCGAACGTGGTGACACCCTACCTTTAGATTAATTTTGGAGAACCAGGTTGCCCCATTTAGTTCATCGAACAGCTCTTCAATCACTGGTATTGGAAATTTGTCGGGTATGGTCACATTATTTAGTGCTCGATAATCTACACAAAAGCACCAATTTCCATCCTTTTTTCTTACTATCAGAGCTAGGCTGGAGTAGAGACTGTTGCTAGGGCGGATAACTCCTGATTTCAGAATCTCATCCATGAGTTTCTCCATTTTAGTCTTCTGTTGAAAGGCATAGCGATATGGTCTCACATTTACTAGGTTGGTGCCCTGTTTGAGGTGGATGTGGTGTTCTATGTTTCTTTGTGGAGGTAGTTCTTTTGGCCATGTAAACACTTCTTCATATCTCTTCAGTACTACCTTCACTGATTTCTCAGTAGTTAATACTTCTTCGATTTCATTTTCACTTTCTTCCGAGGATGTAGTCATTCCTTCCATGGATCGGCATTTCACCAAGAATCCTTGGTCAGAATCTTACCACGATTTTATCGTGTTCTTCAGGCTTACTCTTGCCTTAGTTAGGCTAGGATCTCTTTTAGTGACTATCTTCTTTCCTTGATGTAGGAAAGTCATGGTTAGGTTTCGCCAATCAACTTATGTGATACCTAGTGAGTATAGCCATTGCATTCCTAACACCACATCTACTCCCCCTAACTCCAATGGTAAGAAATCAGCCACTATCTTCCGTTCATTCAATATTACTTCCACGGCTTCACATATTCCTTTGCCTTTTTATCACTGCACCGGATGGATTACTCCATAGTGTGAAGTATTCTTTTGGTCAATTGTACTTCACTGGTCAACTTCTCTAAGATGAAATTGTGGGTGGCTCCACAATCTATCAGTATCACCACATCTTTCTCCTTGATTTTCCCTCTTACTTTCATGGTATTTGGGTTGGAAAGACCAACAACTGAATTAACGGATAGTTCAATTATGGTTTGATCTTCTTCTACTATCCTTAccattttcaattctttttcttcataATTCGTATCTTCCACGATCTCGAATTCTTCGTTATCATCCTTCACTACCTACATTCTCAATTCCCTCTGCTCCCTGGCTTTACACTTGTGGTCATGAGAATATTTCACATTGCAGCGAAAATAGagacctttttcttttctgactCACTCAATCTCTTTGATGGaccttctttctttccttctccAGTCGAGTTTCCTCCAAGAGTAATTGTTCTCATTGGGAATATAGTATTCCCTTTGTTGTCGTTTGAATTGGGAACGGTATAGGACTTAGTAATAGATGAAGAAGATGCAAGATACTTACCTCCACTATAGCTTTTGAGGTTGGCTTCGTTTCGAATTATCTCAGGGTTTTCTAAGAGCTGAGCCAACTGCATCATTTGGGCTAGACCGACGAATCGACAGaattcaacttcagccttaatCCACGGTAGTAATCCATTCATGAAAGTTTATTCAATCACCCGATCTTGTGGATCTGATAATGGCGCCATTAGTTTATCGAAGTGGTTTCGATATTCCTCCATTGTCGATTCTTGCCGAATTCTCAAGAATTGACCacaaattgatccttttcttaCCGAACGAAATCGTACGAGTAATCGTTCTTTTAAATTCAGCCAACTCGTCAAATTTTCCCCCTCTTCCTGCACTCTACCAATTCAAGGCTGATCCTTCAAAGCTAATTGTTGCTAGAGCACCTTTTCAAAATCTATCAACTTATGAATTTGAAAGTATCGGTCTGCGCAAAATAGCTACGCGTCTAGACCGTCACCATTGAATACAAGCATTTCGACCTTTTTGAACTTATTTCAACGGTTGTTTTTCTCTTCGTTCTCATTTTCGTTACAGTTTGGTTCATTGATCAACTTTACCATCTTCGTCTTTATTTTACTGGATGAGCCTTCGGATTCGCGAGTTGTTGATTGTTCCTTCATCATTTCTTCAATATATTTCAGAATTAATTGCTGCTGATGTTGATTCTTTTCATTCTGTAAGTTGATCTTCTCGAGATGCTTTGTGATTTTTGCGTCAAGTTCTGGTAGCCAGTGCAATTCCACTTGAATGTTAACTATCTCTTGTTCGACAGCTTCGAATCTTTCTTCAGCCTTCTTTGCGATTTTTCATTTCTTGCCCAGGATGAACTTCTCCGATACCAATATGATGGGACCCGAATATGTATATCAAGTAAGAATGCTTTTATTGATAGTAGTACTCTTGCACGAAATACAGAATGACCTTTCCTGTTATTCTATCTTTCAAGAATGAACAAGGAATACTTCTCTCAAATTTTACCTTCCTAACTCCTCAGACTGTTGTGCTATTTATGCTACTCTCCTAACTAACTTCTCTAACTTTTATAATATACTTTTCCAACAGACTCATTAACAGAATTATTTACGGGCCTTTATCTATTTGCTGGCTTTCTTCTCTCTTCTACTGTATTGCTTAATGATAGGGGGTCTATCATAATAGAACAACAAAATGCAAGCAACAGATGAGTCTAGAGTACAATATTGGATGCAGAAGAGTTATGGAACTCGATTTACCTGCAAGAACCTTCGTTCTTCAAGCCATTGTTTAACTGGCATAACCTTATCATTAGCATCTTTCCATTCATTTGCTACTACAACAGCCACTCTGTTGGCTGTTACTTTTGCACGAGCCAACTCTCTATCAAGAGTTTTCCTTTCCTCCTGAAGAACACAGAAATAAACCTCAATAATTTTGGTTATGCACTCCAAGATGCAAATTAGTACATGTCAAAAAAGACATTTCTAATTCAATATTCGACACGTTACATTCATCTCTTGAACTTTTCGCTGATAATCCCTCACAGCATTTGCTGCTGCACCACCAGCAAGAACAGCCTCCTCCAGCTCCCTCACAGTTTGTGTTAATTTTTCAACCTCAGCAACTTTCTGTCTGTGCATCTTATCCaagattttattttcttcctaaAAGAGATCAGTAAACCTATAAATTTCTCCTCATTATAAAGCTTAAAAGTTCATGTTGGATGAAATGTCTCGCATGCTCAGATGTTGAACATCACACATCAGAAACATTACCTGGCAAATCTCAATCTGTTTCATTAACTCCTGATTTTTATTCTGTAAATCATCCACCATAGAGGCCTTGGCCAAGGCACTTTGAACAGTCCTCTCAGCATCAATCAAAGCTGCTTCCTTTGATTTGGTGAGACGATCCAATGCTTTATTGTCATCTTGAAGCTTAGCAATCTTGAAATCAACCAAGAAAACACATATAAACTCAGTAACTTTCTTTTCACTTGGTATGTGTATTAGTAACTATTGTAGCATATTTAATGAATTACCTCCTGTCTTGCAAGCTTGAGCTCAGCCTCCAAAGGTGCAAGAATGGCTTCGATTGGAGGCATGTCATCATCCTTTTGAGCAGCATGTACTCTTCTAAGAGTGGCTTCAGCAGCAAATTGAGCTGCCATTGAAGCCTTCTTCTCATCattgattttctttatttcaaGATTCTGCAAGATATTACAAGATAAATTAGCATGATATCAAACAAATGGTGTACAGAAGGTTATGAAAGAAAAATGAGGGCAAAAAGAGATATAGTGAATACCTTGCTTTCAAGAAGAGATTCTGTCAACTTTAATTTCTCCTCGACCCTTGATAATTCGTCAGTCAGCTATATATCAATTAAAATCCAAATCAATCATTTCCATACAATAAATCTCCAGAACTTCAATGCATAGTCAGTTAACAAATGTCACTCGAATATCATAATTGTTGCTAGGGGGAATACATGAAAAGGAAATCCAGTAGAGCTTCACAGCATAAAGCCAGGTAGGAAAGTCAGAAGTGACGAAGAAACCTCATGAAGAAGGATAAAGCAGAGTAAAAATAGTTCTAGGATCAGGAGTAGGAGCCCTCCTCCCCCCACGTCAAAGAAAACAGAAACAGTACCTCTGTCGCTAACTTTAAAAAGCTGATAGGCTATGGGAATACATAAAGCTAAAGGAGTGTATTAGCATCATTTTACAGAAAAACCTTAAGTTTTAAAAGTCCATAATACCTATAGTTGTAAACATTTGAAATTGTGTCATTTCTGAAGAAGGATTAATATTAACAGCTAAACTTCTGGACGCTTGGAATTCAAAATGATAATTAAAGACGACTGattgaaattacaaaaataattcaAGAAGTTAAAAAATAGATATGTGATTAAAACTTATACATCGAAAGAGGCCAAAGGGTGAACAATTTCCACAATGACCCATGCAGCAaaacattttgtttttcaaaaaggGGGGCAAAATCCAACAAAATGGAAACAAACATGACATACAGTTATGCTAAATTCACTATTCCCCTTCCCAACATTATTAGTAAAATTTTCATAAGATTAAGCATGAATGTAAACGAAAAATCTTTATGCTGCCCTCAAACTAGAGAGATAGGAGAGGTCAAGGACCACAGAATAATTCAAGAGAATTGTTCTGAGAGAATGAATAGAACTTGAAAGAAGCATTAGTCAAAATAAAgggaaaacttaaaaaaatcaaaagtatCTTCCCAGAATACGTAGTTCTAGAGATTTGGGATAAGGATGTACTTCTTCCCCACTTAGGATTGATGGAACTTACCAATCCACATTGCTAAAGAAACGCACATATGAAACAATGGAAAGTACCCATCGACAAGAATCGAAGGAATGCCCACACAATAGAAATAAGAATAATAAGAGGATTTTAATTGAAAAGTCTAGATCTCAACTATACGAAGAGTAAACCCAACTGCTTGAAGAAAAATGCTCCAACCTACACTCCGCGAACTCCACAGATGGTTTTGTAGAGCTCTCCAATTATAAAGGGGTTTTGAAATCACAATTCAAATCCCATCCCATCTCacacaagaaaaataatttgaagTAATTTCTTTAGTCCTTTAAACTAATCGACAAGAATCTCCAGAATTGACAGCATATTAGGAAGTCCCAAAACATTCAAATGATAAAACATTAACCTCTTCAACTGCCTTTTCTCTAAGCCGCTCAGACAACTTCAAAGCCTTGATCTTTGCCTGAGCTTCCCCGAGTTCTCTATCCTTATctacaaaacaaacaaacaaacattaCAGAAAAATCCAGCTCAAATCCCTGTCAAAAAAGACCAGATCGAACCACATTTAGCACCTCGCACTTCATTCTCGAGGCGATTGAGCTCCACCTTCACCGGATCCGAGCCGTGCAACAAGTTCAAGAAGTCGTCGGCGTCCATACTTGGCCTGACCGACGTCCGGCGACGAGAGGAGCTTTTCCCTTCCTTAAAAGATCCGGACACCGTCAAGGGCGTGGGACTGGGTGCTGTAATCTGCGTCGGCGTAGCCTGAGAATCAACCCCACGTCCATTACTGACCTCCGGTAAAAACCCACCTCCATCACCAGAAATCTCCGCCATTACAACCTGATCTACCAAAATATCTCCCCCTCTACCTTCACATTCAAATGTAAGTCCAAGCCAGGATCCAAAGAAATTGTAGGGGTTCAAATCTCAGAAAGGGTACATCACAATGAacacaaaatgaaataaaaaaaaaaaaaaaaagaaaagaaaagaaaagaacagaGAGAAAAACAGAGGaatcgagagagagagagattgaaaAGAAGAATTGGGTTCGTTAAAGAGAGGGAGATGAATAGAGTCTCTCTCTAAAAGAAGGGGTATAaatgaaatgaagaaagagagagagagagagagagaggaaattGGGGCCGTTGTTGTTGTGGGTTTCTCTCTCTAGGAATTTGGGACTTGGGAGGGTGTGTCAGCATGTATTTGTGGGAGAAGTCTgttagagagagaaagagacaGATAGAAAGagagtgagtgagtgagtgagtgagtgagagagagagagtgattattcttttttattatctaaacaaaaaatataattcGTAATTTGATTGAATTAGAATTTTAAAATAGGTCTGAGAGAGAGGAAGTAATTGTAGGAGacattaaatattttataaatatccCAAAATTCATCATCTGTTCTTAGATCAGCCTAACATTGAGTTGATT
This window encodes:
- the LOC103493449 gene encoding microtubule-associated protein 70-1; this encodes MAEISGDGGGFLPEVSNGRGVDSQATPTQITAPSPTPLTVSGSFKEGKSSSRRRTSVRPSMDADDFLNLLHGSDPVKVELNRLENEVRDKDRELGEAQAKIKALKLSERLREKAVEELTDELSRVEEKLKLTESLLESKNLEIKKINDEKKASMAAQFAAEATLRRVHAAQKDDDMPPIEAILAPLEAELKLARQEIAKLQDDNKALDRLTKSKEAALIDAERTVQSALAKASMVDDLQNKNQELMKQIEICQEENKILDKMHRQKVAEVEKLTQTVRELEEAVLAGGAAANAVRDYQRKVQEMNEERKTLDRELARAKVTANRVAVVVANEWKDANDKVMPVKQWLEERRFLQGEMQQLRDKLAITERTAKSEAQLKEKYQLRLRVLEESLRGSSGGNNRSTPEGRSISNGPSRRQSLGGVDNISKLTSNGFLSKRTPGSQFRSLSSSSSTVLKHAKGTSKSFDGGTRSLDRGKVSLNGLLPSYSFNQSCDATKDSEVNNDWKSNPDEKGNESPTIESEDSVPGTLYDLLQKEVIALRKAGHEKDQSLKDKDDAIEMLAKKVETLTKAMEVEARKMRREVAAMEKEVAAMRVEKEQENRAKRFGGSTKGPVSAAQLLPGRNVGRGGLNRSTQ